A genomic region of Arvicola amphibius chromosome 7, mArvAmp1.2, whole genome shotgun sequence contains the following coding sequences:
- the LOC119818763 gene encoding disabled homolog 2-interacting protein isoform X8 translates to MPRLKESRSHESLLSPSSAVEALDLSMEEEVIIKPVHSSILGQDYCFEVTTSSGSKCFSCRSAAERDKWMENLRRAVHPNKDNSRRVEHILKLWVIEAKDLPAKKKYLCELCLDDVLYARTTGKLKTDNVFWGEHFEFHNLPPLRTVTVHLYRETDKKKKKERNSYLGLVSLPAASVAGRQFVEKWYPVVTPNPKGSKGPGPMIRIKARYQTITILPMEMYKEFAEHITNHYLGLCAALEPILSAKTKEEMASALVHILQSTGKVKDFLTDLMMSEVDRCGDNEHLIFRENTLATKAIEEYLKLVGQKYLQDALGEFIKALYESDENCEVDPSKCSAADLPEHQGNLKMCCELAFCKIINSYCVFPRELKEVFASWRQECSSRGRPDLSERLISASLFLRFLCPAIMSPSLFSLLQEYPDDRTARTLTLIAKVTQNLANFAKFGSKEEYMSFMNQFLEHEWTNMQRFLLEISNPETLSNTAGFEGYIDLGRELSSLHALLWEAVSQLEQSIVSKLGPLPRILRDVHTALSTPGSGQLPGTNDLASTPGSGSSSISAGLQKMVIENDLSGLIDFTRLPSPTPENKDLFFVTRSSGVQPSPARSSSYSEANEPDLQMANGSKSLSMVDLQDARTLDGEAGSPVGPDALPADGQVPATQLVTGWPARAAPVSLAGLATVRRAVPTPTTPGTSEGAPGRPQLLAPLSFQNPVYQMAAGLPLSPRGLGDSGSEGHSSLSSHSNSEELAAASKLGSFSTTAEELVRRPGELARRQMSLTEKGGQPTVPRQNSAGPQRRIDQPPPPPPPPPPAPRGRTPPTLLSTLQYPRPSSGTLASASPDWAGPGTRLRQQSSSSKGDSPELKPRAVHKQGPSPVSPNALDRTAAWLLTMNAQLLEDEGLGPDPPHRDRLRSKEELSQAEKDLAVLQDKLRISTKKLEEYETLFKCQEETTQKLVLEYQARLEEGEERLRRQQEDKDIQMKGIISRLMSVEEELKKDHAEMQAAVDSKQKIIDAQEKRIASLDAANARLMSALTQLKERYSMQARNGVSPTNPTKLQITENGEFRNSSNC, encoded by the exons ATGCCAAGGCTGAAGGAGTCTCGGTCACACGAGTCCCTACTCAGCCCCAGCAGCGCAGTGGAGGCGCTGGACCTCAgcatggaggaggaggtgatCATCAAGCCTGTCCACAGCAGCATCCTGGGTCAGGACTACTGCTTTGAG GTGACAACATCATCGGGAAGCAAGTGCTTTTCCTGCCGGTCAGCAGCTGAACGAGACAAATGGATGGAGAACCTGCGGCGAGCAGTGCACCCCAACAAG gataaTAGCCGGCGTGTAGAGCACATCCTGAAGCTATGGGTAATTGAGGCCAAGGATTTGCCGGCCAAGAAGAAGTACCTGTGTGAGCTCTGCCTGGACGATGTGCTGTATGCCCGTACCACGGGCAAGCTCAAGACGGACAATGTCTTCTGGGGAGAGCACTTTGAGTTCCACAACCTGCCGCCTCTGCGCACAGTCACTGTCCACTTGTACCGGGAGactgacaagaaaaagaaaaaggaacgcAACAGTTACCTAGGCCTGGTGAGCCTGCCAgctgcttctgtggctgggcGGCAGTTTGTAGAGAAGTGGTACCCAGTGGTGACACCCAATCCCAAGGGGAGCAAAGGCCCTGGGCCCATGATCCGAATCAAGGCACGCTACCAGACCATCACCATCCTGCCCATGGAGATGTACAAAGAGTTTGCCGAGCACATCACTAACCACTACTTGGGGCTGTGTGCAGCTCTTGAGCCCATCCTCAGTGCCAAGACCAAGGAGGAGATGGCATCCGCTTTGGTGCACATTCTGCAGAGCACAGGCAAGGTCAAG GACTTTCTAACAGACCTGATGATGTCAGAAGTGGACCGCTGTGGGGACAACGAGCACCTCATCTTCCGAGAGAACACACTGGCCACCAAGGCCATCGAGGAGTACCTCAAACTTGTGGGCCAGAAGTACCTGCAGGACGCATTAG GTGAGTTCATCAAAGCTCTGTATGAGTCAGATGAGAATTGTGAAGTGGACCCAAGCAAGTGTTCAGCTGCTGACCTTCCTGAGCACCAGGGCAACCTCAAGATGTGCTGCGAGCTGGCCTTCTGTAAGATCATCAACTCCTACTG TGTCTTCCCACGGGAGCTTAAGGAGGTGTTCGCCTCATGGCGGCAGGAGTGCAGCAGCCGAGGCCGACCAGACCTCAGTGAGCGGCTCATCAGCGCCTCCCTCTTCCTGCGCTTCCTCTGCCCGGCCATCATGTCGCCCTCGCTCTTCAGCCTGCTGCAGGAGTACCCTGATGACCGCACGGCTCGCACCCTCACACTCATCGCCAAGGTCACCCAGAACCTGGCCAACTTCGCCAA GTTTGGAAGCAAGGAGGAGTACATGTCATTCATGAACCAGTTCCTGGAGCACGAGTGGACCAACATGCAGCGCTTCCTACTGGAGATCTCCAACCCTGAGACCCTCTCCAACACAGCGGGCTTTGAGGGCTATATAGACCTGGGCCGGGAGCTGTCCAGCCTGCATGCCCTACTCTGGGAAGCTGTTAGCCAGCTTGAGCAG AGCATTGTGTCCAAATTGGGACCCCTGCCTCGTATCCTGAGGGATGTCCACACAGCACTGAGCACTCCAGGCAGTGGGCAGCTCCCTGGCACCAATGACCTGGCCTCCACACCAGGCTctggcagcagcagcatctcAGCTGGGCTGCAGAAGATGGTGATTGAGAATGACCTCTCTGG TCTGATAGATTTCACCCGGTTACCGTCTCCAACCCCCGAAAACAAGGACTTGTTTTTTGTCACAAGGTCCTCCGGGGTCCAGCCCTCACCTGCTCGCAGCTCGAGCTACTCAGAAGCTAATGAGCCTGACCTGCAGATGGCCAACGGCAGCAAGAGCCTATCCATGGTAGACCTCCAGGATGCCCGCACACTGGATGGGGAGGCAGGTTCCCCAGTGGGCCCCGATGCCCTACCTGCTGATGGGCAAGTGCCTGCAACTCAGCTGGTGACTGGGTGGCCAGCCCGGGCAGCCCCAGTGAGTCTCGCAGGGTTGGCCACAGTGCGGCGGGCAGTGCCAACACCGACCACACCAGGCACCTCTGAGGGTGCACCAGGCCGGCCCCAGTTGCTGGCCCCACTCTCCTTCCAGAATCCTGTATACCAGATGGCGGCTGGTCTGCCGCTGTCACCCCGTGGCCTTGGTGACTCAGGCTCTGAGGGCCACAGCTCCCTGAGCTCTCACAGCAACAGTGAGGAGTTGGCAGCTGCTTCCAAACTGGGAAGCTTCAGCACTACTGCCGAAGAGCTGGTGAGGCGGCCTGGTGAGCTGGCACGGCGGCAGATGTCACTGACTGAGAAGGGTGGGCAGCCCACAGTGCCAAGGCAAAACAGTGCTGGTCCCCAGCGAAGGATTGACcagccgccgccaccaccgccaccaccacctcctgcccCCCGGGGCAGAACACCTCCTACCTTGCTGAGCACCCTACAGTACCCACGGCCCTCGAGTGGAACCCTGGCATCAGCATCACCTGACTGGGCCGGTCCTGGCACCCGGCTGCGGCAGCAGTCCTCCTCCTCCAAGGGAGACAGCCCAGAGCTGAAGCCCCGTGCTGTGCACAAGCAG GGCCCTTCACCCGTGAGCCCCAATGCCCTGGACCGCACAGCCGCTTGGCTTTTGACCATGAACGCGCAGTTGTTAGAAGACGAGGGCCTGGGCCCAGATCCCCCCCACAGGGATAGGCTAAGGAGTAAGGAGGAGCTCAGCCAAGCAGAAAAG GACCTGGCAGTGCTGCAAGACAAGCTGCGAATCTCCACCAAGAAGCTGGAGGAATATGAGACCCTGTTCAAGTGCCAGGAGGAGACGACGCAAAAGCTGGTTCTGGAGTACCAGGCGCGGCTAGAAGAGGGTGAGGAGCGGCTGCGGCGGCAGCAGGAGGACAAGGACATCCAGATGAAGGGCATCATCAGCAG GTTGATGTCTGTGGAAGAGGAGCTGAAGAAGGACCACGCTGAGATGCAGGCGGCTGTAGACTCCAAACAGAAGATCATTGATGCCCAG GAAAAGCGCATCGCCTCGCTGGATGCTGCCAACGCCCGCCTCATGAGCGCTCTCACGCAGCTGAAAGAGAGGTACAGCATGCAAGCCCGTAACGGCGTCTCCCCCACCAACCCCACCAAATTGCAGATTACTGAGAACGGCGAGTTCAGAAACAGCAGCAATTGTTAA
- the LOC119818763 gene encoding disabled homolog 2-interacting protein isoform X6 produces the protein MGLCGLGLLSDSLGKILCRTGGATPWRPGHPRKPHLAPGPQVPRSAEGPTLLPLPRLKESRSHESLLSPSSAVEALDLSMEEEVIIKPVHSSILGQDYCFEVTTSSGSKCFSCRSAAERDKWMENLRRAVHPNKDNSRRVEHILKLWVIEAKDLPAKKKYLCELCLDDVLYARTTGKLKTDNVFWGEHFEFHNLPPLRTVTVHLYRETDKKKKKERNSYLGLVSLPAASVAGRQFVEKWYPVVTPNPKGSKGPGPMIRIKARYQTITILPMEMYKEFAEHITNHYLGLCAALEPILSAKTKEEMASALVHILQSTGKVKDFLTDLMMSEVDRCGDNEHLIFRENTLATKAIEEYLKLVGQKYLQDALGEFIKALYESDENCEVDPSKCSAADLPEHQGNLKMCCELAFCKIINSYCVFPRELKEVFASWRQECSSRGRPDLSERLISASLFLRFLCPAIMSPSLFSLLQEYPDDRTARTLTLIAKVTQNLANFAKFGSKEEYMSFMNQFLEHEWTNMQRFLLEISNPETLSNTAGFEGYIDLGRELSSLHALLWEAVSQLEQSIVSKLGPLPRILRDVHTALSTPGSGQLPGTNDLASTPGSGSSSISAGLQKMVIENDLSGLIDFTRLPSPTPENKDLFFVTRSSGVQPSPARSSSYSEANEPDLQMANGSKSLSMVDLQDARTLDGEAGSPVGPDALPADGQVPATQLVTGWPARAAPVSLAGLATVRRAVPTPTTPGTSEGAPGRPQLLAPLSFQNPVYQMAAGLPLSPRGLGDSGSEGHSSLSSHSNSEELAAASKLGSFSTTAEELVRRPGELARRQMSLTEKGGQPTVPRQNSAGPQRRIDQPPPPPPPPPPAPRGRTPPTLLSTLQYPRPSSGTLASASPDWAGPGTRLRQQSSSSKGDSPELKPRAVHKQGPSPVSPNALDRTAAWLLTMNAQLLEDEGLGPDPPHRDRLRSKEELSQAEKDLAVLQDKLRISTKKLEEYETLFKCQEETTQKLVLEYQARLEEGEERLRRQQEDKDIQMKGIISRLMSVEEELKKDHAEMQAAVDSKQKIIDAQEKRIASLDAANARLMSALTQLKERYSMQARNGVSPTNPTKLQITENGEFRNSSNC, from the exons GCTGAAGGAGTCTCGGTCACACGAGTCCCTACTCAGCCCCAGCAGCGCAGTGGAGGCGCTGGACCTCAgcatggaggaggaggtgatCATCAAGCCTGTCCACAGCAGCATCCTGGGTCAGGACTACTGCTTTGAG GTGACAACATCATCGGGAAGCAAGTGCTTTTCCTGCCGGTCAGCAGCTGAACGAGACAAATGGATGGAGAACCTGCGGCGAGCAGTGCACCCCAACAAG gataaTAGCCGGCGTGTAGAGCACATCCTGAAGCTATGGGTAATTGAGGCCAAGGATTTGCCGGCCAAGAAGAAGTACCTGTGTGAGCTCTGCCTGGACGATGTGCTGTATGCCCGTACCACGGGCAAGCTCAAGACGGACAATGTCTTCTGGGGAGAGCACTTTGAGTTCCACAACCTGCCGCCTCTGCGCACAGTCACTGTCCACTTGTACCGGGAGactgacaagaaaaagaaaaaggaacgcAACAGTTACCTAGGCCTGGTGAGCCTGCCAgctgcttctgtggctgggcGGCAGTTTGTAGAGAAGTGGTACCCAGTGGTGACACCCAATCCCAAGGGGAGCAAAGGCCCTGGGCCCATGATCCGAATCAAGGCACGCTACCAGACCATCACCATCCTGCCCATGGAGATGTACAAAGAGTTTGCCGAGCACATCACTAACCACTACTTGGGGCTGTGTGCAGCTCTTGAGCCCATCCTCAGTGCCAAGACCAAGGAGGAGATGGCATCCGCTTTGGTGCACATTCTGCAGAGCACAGGCAAGGTCAAG GACTTTCTAACAGACCTGATGATGTCAGAAGTGGACCGCTGTGGGGACAACGAGCACCTCATCTTCCGAGAGAACACACTGGCCACCAAGGCCATCGAGGAGTACCTCAAACTTGTGGGCCAGAAGTACCTGCAGGACGCATTAG GTGAGTTCATCAAAGCTCTGTATGAGTCAGATGAGAATTGTGAAGTGGACCCAAGCAAGTGTTCAGCTGCTGACCTTCCTGAGCACCAGGGCAACCTCAAGATGTGCTGCGAGCTGGCCTTCTGTAAGATCATCAACTCCTACTG TGTCTTCCCACGGGAGCTTAAGGAGGTGTTCGCCTCATGGCGGCAGGAGTGCAGCAGCCGAGGCCGACCAGACCTCAGTGAGCGGCTCATCAGCGCCTCCCTCTTCCTGCGCTTCCTCTGCCCGGCCATCATGTCGCCCTCGCTCTTCAGCCTGCTGCAGGAGTACCCTGATGACCGCACGGCTCGCACCCTCACACTCATCGCCAAGGTCACCCAGAACCTGGCCAACTTCGCCAA GTTTGGAAGCAAGGAGGAGTACATGTCATTCATGAACCAGTTCCTGGAGCACGAGTGGACCAACATGCAGCGCTTCCTACTGGAGATCTCCAACCCTGAGACCCTCTCCAACACAGCGGGCTTTGAGGGCTATATAGACCTGGGCCGGGAGCTGTCCAGCCTGCATGCCCTACTCTGGGAAGCTGTTAGCCAGCTTGAGCAG AGCATTGTGTCCAAATTGGGACCCCTGCCTCGTATCCTGAGGGATGTCCACACAGCACTGAGCACTCCAGGCAGTGGGCAGCTCCCTGGCACCAATGACCTGGCCTCCACACCAGGCTctggcagcagcagcatctcAGCTGGGCTGCAGAAGATGGTGATTGAGAATGACCTCTCTGG TCTGATAGATTTCACCCGGTTACCGTCTCCAACCCCCGAAAACAAGGACTTGTTTTTTGTCACAAGGTCCTCCGGGGTCCAGCCCTCACCTGCTCGCAGCTCGAGCTACTCAGAAGCTAATGAGCCTGACCTGCAGATGGCCAACGGCAGCAAGAGCCTATCCATGGTAGACCTCCAGGATGCCCGCACACTGGATGGGGAGGCAGGTTCCCCAGTGGGCCCCGATGCCCTACCTGCTGATGGGCAAGTGCCTGCAACTCAGCTGGTGACTGGGTGGCCAGCCCGGGCAGCCCCAGTGAGTCTCGCAGGGTTGGCCACAGTGCGGCGGGCAGTGCCAACACCGACCACACCAGGCACCTCTGAGGGTGCACCAGGCCGGCCCCAGTTGCTGGCCCCACTCTCCTTCCAGAATCCTGTATACCAGATGGCGGCTGGTCTGCCGCTGTCACCCCGTGGCCTTGGTGACTCAGGCTCTGAGGGCCACAGCTCCCTGAGCTCTCACAGCAACAGTGAGGAGTTGGCAGCTGCTTCCAAACTGGGAAGCTTCAGCACTACTGCCGAAGAGCTGGTGAGGCGGCCTGGTGAGCTGGCACGGCGGCAGATGTCACTGACTGAGAAGGGTGGGCAGCCCACAGTGCCAAGGCAAAACAGTGCTGGTCCCCAGCGAAGGATTGACcagccgccgccaccaccgccaccaccacctcctgcccCCCGGGGCAGAACACCTCCTACCTTGCTGAGCACCCTACAGTACCCACGGCCCTCGAGTGGAACCCTGGCATCAGCATCACCTGACTGGGCCGGTCCTGGCACCCGGCTGCGGCAGCAGTCCTCCTCCTCCAAGGGAGACAGCCCAGAGCTGAAGCCCCGTGCTGTGCACAAGCAG GGCCCTTCACCCGTGAGCCCCAATGCCCTGGACCGCACAGCCGCTTGGCTTTTGACCATGAACGCGCAGTTGTTAGAAGACGAGGGCCTGGGCCCAGATCCCCCCCACAGGGATAGGCTAAGGAGTAAGGAGGAGCTCAGCCAAGCAGAAAAG GACCTGGCAGTGCTGCAAGACAAGCTGCGAATCTCCACCAAGAAGCTGGAGGAATATGAGACCCTGTTCAAGTGCCAGGAGGAGACGACGCAAAAGCTGGTTCTGGAGTACCAGGCGCGGCTAGAAGAGGGTGAGGAGCGGCTGCGGCGGCAGCAGGAGGACAAGGACATCCAGATGAAGGGCATCATCAGCAG GTTGATGTCTGTGGAAGAGGAGCTGAAGAAGGACCACGCTGAGATGCAGGCGGCTGTAGACTCCAAACAGAAGATCATTGATGCCCAG GAAAAGCGCATCGCCTCGCTGGATGCTGCCAACGCCCGCCTCATGAGCGCTCTCACGCAGCTGAAAGAGAGGTACAGCATGCAAGCCCGTAACGGCGTCTCCCCCACCAACCCCACCAAATTGCAGATTACTGAGAACGGCGAGTTCAGAAACAGCAGCAATTGTTAA